The proteins below come from a single Microbulbifer sp. Q7 genomic window:
- a CDS encoding carbohydrate-binding protein has product MKYPYSRRPLALAQSVLAAGLAFSTAATAADYRIEAESFSSVGGTYADGQPQKISVYSVNGVNAINYVNRGDYAEYSLQVAEAGTYNLQYLIGTSVSSGAEIDFQIGGGSSWTSLVKKAVPAGNWDNFQPLDAGNISLPAGTVNLRVTGSGSNDWQWNLDALELTLVSASGGSSSSSSSGGSGSSSSSSGGGSTDFTVEAESFTQVGGTYADGQPQKISVYSVNGATAINYVNKADYAEYTISVPQAGNYDLTYFAGTAINGGRIDFQHNNGGSWQTLAQTSVPNVGWDNFQALAGGSVYLPAGTQQIRVYGGGTNDWQWNLDRIELSYDSAGSGSSGGSSSSSSSSSSSSSSSSSSSSSSGGSSSSSSSSSSSSSSSSSSGGSSSGGSSPGNGSPVSGTFTLQAESAHVVGGEIETYAINGGTAVNYFNSGDYLEYNLSLDQSGLYQPKFYVGTGNTSGSAVGLMATDHEGELVIKNITDVQSQGDWDSFYLLNASSEINLFAGDLTIRVYGAGSQDFQFNIDYAIFERVGDADLALDGDGDGTPDVSDQCPSTDPAETANSVGCAPSQLDTDEDGITDNLDQCPTTGADEFVNAVGCASAGGDDDDFDGVLNSADNCANTPYGQNVDPSGCTGFADSDGDGVANSADNCPSTPAGEFANESGCSASQVGNSHSATVTVNANIKHSVNGVSDFGRNRHITAHTTIYENDWKGHADKLNYFLNTLDVTLGRDNGTATWKFQDTKEDPNKANWPDMDYMVTRGQELRESYEANAFYKRFSPESTELIAGTNPHPTYPTLSWYDNGKTWHGWQPMDIETSAAWMGQYLKHYYANSSNGNVGDPMPKYWEVINEPDMEMKTGKFMVTNQEALWEYHNLVAQEIRSKLGNEAPMIGGMTWGQHDFYRRDGISRFADDNYDQWITDEDPEVQEAARAFFRNAMTTTVDDTRSQDWYQWDVMWKGFMDAAGHNMDFYAVHVYDWPGVSNDSTSTLRRGGHLPAMLDMMEWYDVHQNGAANRTPIVLSEYGAVQGGWDYLAHNSRYESEVVKSFNAMLMQILDRPDYVIKSMPFTPAKPLWGYKPFGCGYEEVRTCTAPYHYSMMKESQLNNNDWHWSDYIQFFELWADVDGTRVDAVSSDADVQVQSYVDGNEVFVIINNLETVATTIDLNVAGLGSAVQNVEMRNMHFNSSFDTITDRHHMQQAPSKLTLAADGTVVLRYTLSNNVAINQSMNEKKYFGNSVSGGSVPHRITVAGGAKSLQVNNVAVPSGYAEAQLRLTVALFPGEDDTPDSLLQIDSLTINGQTVETPLDWRGRKQNAAERYFNTLEIPVPAELIQANNTISVDFRHNGDLTVANLIIKDYSTTPVRN; this is encoded by the coding sequence ATGAAATACCCCTATTCCAGGCGTCCACTGGCGCTGGCACAGTCTGTGCTGGCTGCTGGTCTCGCCTTTAGTACGGCGGCAACCGCGGCAGACTACCGCATTGAAGCGGAGTCCTTCAGCAGTGTTGGTGGCACCTATGCCGATGGCCAGCCGCAAAAAATCAGTGTCTACAGTGTCAATGGCGTTAACGCCATCAACTACGTCAACCGTGGCGACTACGCCGAGTACTCCCTGCAGGTAGCCGAAGCAGGTACGTACAATCTGCAATATCTGATTGGCACCAGCGTGTCCTCCGGTGCGGAAATCGATTTCCAGATCGGTGGCGGTTCCAGCTGGACCTCGCTCGTGAAAAAAGCCGTTCCAGCGGGCAATTGGGATAATTTCCAGCCACTGGACGCCGGTAACATTTCCCTCCCCGCCGGCACGGTAAATCTGCGCGTGACCGGCTCCGGCAGCAATGACTGGCAGTGGAACCTGGATGCACTGGAACTCACACTGGTCAGCGCTAGCGGCGGCTCCAGCAGCAGCTCCAGTAGCGGTGGCAGTGGCAGCAGCTCCAGTAGCAGTGGCGGCGGCAGCACCGACTTCACCGTAGAAGCAGAGAGCTTCACCCAGGTCGGCGGTACCTACGCCGACGGCCAGCCGCAAAAAATCAGCGTTTACTCGGTAAATGGTGCGACGGCAATCAACTACGTCAACAAAGCCGACTATGCCGAATACACGATTTCCGTTCCCCAAGCCGGTAATTACGACCTGACCTATTTCGCTGGCACCGCGATTAACGGCGGCCGCATTGACTTCCAGCACAACAACGGCGGAAGCTGGCAAACTCTGGCACAAACCAGTGTGCCGAATGTCGGTTGGGACAACTTCCAGGCATTGGCCGGAGGCAGCGTTTACCTACCAGCAGGTACACAGCAAATTCGCGTTTACGGTGGTGGCACCAACGACTGGCAGTGGAACCTCGATCGAATCGAGCTGAGCTACGATAGTGCCGGCTCCGGCTCTAGCGGCGGCTCGTCTTCCAGTTCCTCAAGCTCATCCAGTTCTTCGTCCAGCTCCAGCTCCAGCTCGAGCTCATCTGGCGGTAGCAGTTCGAGCTCCTCCTCCAGCTCATCGAGCTCATCTTCCTCCTCAAGCTCCGGAGGCTCCAGCTCCGGTGGCAGCAGCCCCGGTAACGGCAGCCCGGTTTCCGGCACCTTCACTCTGCAGGCGGAAAGTGCGCACGTTGTGGGTGGAGAAATCGAGACCTATGCCATCAACGGTGGCACGGCGGTGAACTACTTCAACAGTGGCGACTACCTCGAGTACAACCTGAGCCTGGATCAATCCGGTCTGTATCAACCAAAATTCTACGTGGGCACCGGTAACACCTCCGGGAGCGCCGTAGGCCTGATGGCGACCGACCACGAAGGTGAGCTGGTCATCAAGAACATTACCGACGTGCAAAGTCAGGGCGACTGGGACAGTTTCTACCTGCTCAACGCCTCCAGCGAAATCAATCTGTTCGCGGGCGACCTCACCATCCGTGTTTATGGAGCGGGCAGCCAGGACTTCCAGTTCAATATCGACTACGCGATTTTTGAGCGTGTAGGCGACGCGGACCTGGCGCTCGATGGCGACGGCGACGGCACCCCGGATGTTTCAGATCAGTGCCCGAGCACCGATCCGGCGGAAACTGCAAACAGCGTAGGCTGCGCCCCTTCCCAACTGGACACCGATGAAGACGGCATTACCGACAATCTGGATCAGTGCCCGACCACGGGTGCCGATGAGTTTGTCAACGCGGTAGGCTGTGCCAGCGCGGGCGGTGACGACGACGACTTCGACGGTGTACTAAACAGCGCCGACAACTGCGCAAACACGCCGTACGGTCAGAATGTCGACCCCTCTGGCTGTACCGGCTTTGCCGACAGCGACGGTGATGGTGTTGCCAACAGTGCAGACAACTGCCCTTCGACCCCCGCTGGCGAGTTTGCCAACGAGTCCGGCTGCTCGGCCTCACAGGTGGGCAATAGTCACAGTGCAACCGTAACGGTGAACGCGAACATCAAACACAGCGTCAACGGTGTTTCCGATTTCGGCCGTAACCGTCACATCACTGCGCACACCACCATTTACGAGAATGACTGGAAAGGCCACGCCGACAAGCTGAACTATTTCCTGAACACTCTCGACGTAACCCTGGGCCGCGACAACGGCACCGCAACTTGGAAATTCCAGGACACCAAAGAAGATCCAAACAAAGCCAACTGGCCGGATATGGATTACATGGTGACACGCGGTCAGGAACTCCGCGAGAGCTACGAAGCGAATGCCTTCTACAAACGCTTCAGCCCGGAAAGCACCGAGCTGATTGCCGGTACCAACCCGCATCCGACCTACCCGACCCTGAGCTGGTACGACAACGGTAAGACCTGGCACGGCTGGCAGCCGATGGATATCGAAACTTCCGCAGCGTGGATGGGCCAATATCTGAAGCACTACTACGCCAACTCCAGCAACGGCAATGTGGGCGACCCCATGCCAAAATACTGGGAAGTGATTAACGAACCGGACATGGAAATGAAAACCGGTAAGTTCATGGTCACTAACCAGGAAGCGCTGTGGGAATACCACAACCTGGTTGCACAGGAAATCCGCTCCAAACTCGGTAACGAAGCACCGATGATCGGCGGCATGACCTGGGGTCAGCACGACTTCTACCGTCGCGATGGTATCTCCCGCTTTGCAGACGACAACTACGATCAGTGGATCACCGACGAAGACCCAGAAGTACAGGAAGCCGCAAGAGCCTTCTTCCGCAATGCGATGACCACAACGGTTGATGATACCCGCAGCCAGGACTGGTATCAGTGGGATGTAATGTGGAAAGGCTTTATGGATGCTGCCGGTCACAACATGGACTTCTATGCCGTACATGTGTACGACTGGCCAGGCGTCTCCAACGATTCAACGTCGACATTGCGCCGCGGCGGACACCTACCGGCCATGCTAGACATGATGGAGTGGTATGACGTCCATCAAAATGGGGCAGCCAACCGCACACCCATCGTACTTTCCGAGTATGGCGCTGTGCAGGGTGGCTGGGATTATCTGGCACACAACAGTCGTTACGAGTCTGAGGTGGTCAAATCCTTTAACGCCATGCTGATGCAGATCCTGGATCGACCTGACTACGTCATAAAATCCATGCCGTTTACCCCCGCAAAACCACTGTGGGGCTACAAGCCATTCGGTTGCGGCTATGAAGAGGTGCGCACCTGTACCGCGCCCTACCACTACAGCATGATGAAAGAGTCTCAGCTGAACAATAACGACTGGCACTGGTCCGACTACATTCAGTTTTTCGAACTGTGGGCCGATGTAGACGGCACACGAGTGGATGCTGTTTCCTCCGATGCCGACGTACAAGTGCAATCCTATGTAGATGGAAACGAAGTATTCGTCATCATCAACAACCTGGAAACCGTCGCCACCACCATCGACCTCAACGTCGCTGGCCTCGGATCGGCAGTTCAGAATGTTGAAATGCGCAACATGCATTTCAACAGCAGCTTCGACACCATCACGGATCGGCATCATATGCAGCAGGCTCCGAGCAAGCTCACGCTGGCTGCCGATGGCACAGTGGTATTGCGCTACACTCTGAGCAACAATGTGGCGATCAACCAGTCCATGAACGAGAAGAAGTACTTCGGTAACAGTGTCAGTGGCGGTAGCGTACCGCATCGTATTACCGTAGCGGGCGGTGCAAAATCACTGCAGGTGAACAATGTCGCTGTTCCCTCGGGTTATGCCGAAGCACAACTGCGACTCACGGTAGCCCTGTTCCCAGGTGAAGACGACACCCCTGACAGCTTACTGCAGATCGACAGTCTGACCATCAATGGCCAGACCGTTGAGACGCCACTGGACTGGCGTGGACGCAAGCAGAACGCTGCAGAACGGTACTTCAACACCCTGGAGATTCCAGTACCCGCAGAACTGATTCAGGCAAACAACACGATCAGCGTGGACTTCCGTCACAACGGTGATCTCACCGTCGCGAATCTGATTATCAAAGACTACAGCACAACACCAGTGCGTAATTAA
- a CDS encoding ThuA domain-containing protein produces MKKSTAKRALTLLALMATTPVSAAQFKALLFTKTAGWQHESIPAAVSAVTELSRLHDFETVHTDDSEAFTLENLQQFDVVVFLLTTGNVLNERQQGAFQAFIRSGKGYVGVHSAADTEYDWSWYRGLVGRNFLIHPAVQSAKVDVLETGFPGVEYMPARFLWTEEYYTYGPEHSDSLNYLLAVDETTYKAQAAWGEVNSEGMGKFHPVAWYQQYDGGRAFYTGLGHLPASYGNAMFLSHLYGGIYWAATGKGID; encoded by the coding sequence TTGAAAAAATCGACAGCGAAGCGGGCGCTAACGTTACTCGCGCTGATGGCCACCACACCAGTATCGGCAGCTCAGTTCAAGGCGCTGCTGTTTACCAAAACGGCGGGCTGGCAACACGAGAGTATTCCGGCAGCGGTTTCCGCGGTAACAGAACTGTCCCGCCTGCATGATTTTGAGACGGTACACACGGATGATAGTGAGGCGTTTACCCTGGAGAACCTGCAGCAATTCGATGTGGTGGTTTTTCTGTTGACTACCGGTAATGTACTGAATGAACGGCAACAGGGCGCGTTTCAGGCGTTTATCCGTTCCGGCAAAGGCTATGTGGGTGTGCATTCGGCGGCGGATACTGAGTACGACTGGTCCTGGTACCGGGGCTTGGTTGGGCGGAATTTTCTGATTCACCCGGCAGTGCAGTCCGCGAAAGTGGATGTACTGGAGACGGGCTTTCCGGGTGTCGAGTATATGCCTGCCCGTTTCCTGTGGACGGAGGAGTATTACACCTATGGGCCCGAACACAGCGACTCTCTGAATTACCTTTTGGCGGTGGATGAAACCACCTACAAGGCGCAGGCCGCATGGGGTGAAGTTAATTCGGAGGGTATGGGTAAGTTCCATCCCGTGGCGTGGTACCAGCAATACGACGGAGGTCGGGCATTTTATACGGGCCTCGGCCATTTGCCGGCGTCTTACGGTAATGCCATGTTCCTGTCGCACCTTTACGGGGGTATTTACTGGGCCGCGACCGGGAAAGGCATCGACTAA
- a CDS encoding GMC oxidoreductase, which produces MSNTEYDVIVVGSGMSGGYAAKEFCEKGYKTLVLDRGGMVKHGQYKTEGKAPWQMPFRGDVPEEIKAEQHIQKNVYIYNDYTRHHLINDREHPYEQMKPFIWYRSATVGGKSLIWGRQSYRWSKLDFESNKLDGNGIDWPVRYGDIEPWYDRVEPFVGISGSYEGLDVLPDGKFLPALPLNVVERDMKKKIEKAFPDRHFIPARVAHLTQPQKQHLELGRVQCQARSECPRGCSFGAYYSSNSAALPAAERTGNMTLVANAQVQEVLYDQGSGRASGVAYVDMRTGERNLARSRVVFMCASTLASVQILLNSKSETFPEGIGNRFDLLGRYIMDHCGGGGASGMVPGYLEDYYKGRRPGGVYIPRFRNIREKHGAFERGYGFQCGASRAGWHWAKSGKGIGKAFKEKVSQPGNWYFTMWGFGESLPKYENRVTLHPSKKDRWGMPILVTDVAYGKNESAMVNDMSVTAAEMLKAAGLQNIRPFEGEAPPGGSIHEMGGACMGHSVETSYLNRWNQCHDVKNLFVTDGAAFSSVSCVNPSITFMAFTARAVDYADQQMQQGLL; this is translated from the coding sequence ATGAGCAACACCGAATACGACGTAATCGTCGTCGGCTCCGGTATGAGCGGCGGTTATGCGGCGAAAGAGTTTTGTGAAAAGGGCTACAAAACCCTGGTACTAGACCGGGGTGGGATGGTCAAACACGGGCAGTATAAAACCGAGGGTAAGGCACCCTGGCAGATGCCGTTTAGAGGGGATGTACCGGAGGAGATCAAGGCCGAGCAGCATATCCAGAAGAATGTGTATATCTACAACGACTATACCCGCCATCATCTGATCAATGACCGCGAGCATCCCTATGAGCAGATGAAGCCGTTTATCTGGTATCGCAGTGCGACTGTTGGCGGCAAGTCGCTGATCTGGGGGCGCCAGAGCTACCGTTGGAGCAAACTGGATTTCGAATCCAACAAACTGGATGGTAACGGTATTGATTGGCCGGTGCGCTACGGGGATATCGAGCCCTGGTACGACCGGGTGGAGCCATTTGTGGGGATCTCCGGTAGCTACGAAGGTCTTGATGTTTTGCCGGATGGCAAGTTTTTGCCCGCATTGCCGCTCAATGTAGTTGAGCGGGATATGAAAAAGAAAATTGAAAAGGCCTTCCCCGACCGGCATTTTATCCCCGCGCGGGTCGCGCACCTCACGCAACCCCAGAAGCAGCACCTGGAACTGGGGCGGGTGCAATGCCAGGCCCGCAGTGAGTGTCCTCGCGGTTGTTCATTTGGTGCCTACTACTCGTCCAACTCGGCGGCGCTGCCGGCCGCCGAGCGCACCGGAAATATGACGCTGGTGGCGAATGCCCAGGTTCAGGAGGTGCTCTACGATCAGGGCTCCGGGCGTGCCAGTGGGGTCGCTTATGTAGATATGCGCACTGGGGAGCGCAATCTGGCGCGGTCACGGGTAGTCTTTATGTGTGCCTCTACCCTGGCCTCTGTGCAGATTCTGCTGAATTCCAAATCTGAAACTTTCCCGGAGGGAATTGGCAACCGCTTCGATCTGCTGGGCCGCTATATTATGGATCACTGTGGTGGCGGCGGGGCCTCGGGCATGGTGCCCGGCTATCTCGAAGACTATTACAAGGGCCGGCGCCCCGGGGGCGTGTATATTCCCAGGTTCCGTAATATTCGCGAGAAACACGGTGCCTTTGAGCGTGGCTACGGTTTTCAGTGCGGCGCCAGCCGAGCAGGCTGGCACTGGGCAAAGAGCGGGAAAGGTATTGGCAAGGCGTTTAAGGAGAAGGTCAGTCAACCCGGCAACTGGTATTTCACCATGTGGGGTTTTGGTGAGAGCCTGCCGAAATACGAAAATCGCGTTACCCTCCACCCCAGTAAAAAAGATCGTTGGGGCATGCCGATCCTGGTTACGGATGTTGCCTATGGAAAAAACGAGAGCGCCATGGTCAATGATATGAGCGTTACCGCCGCAGAAATGCTCAAAGCGGCTGGTTTGCAGAATATTCGCCCGTTTGAAGGCGAGGCGCCCCCGGGTGGCTCCATTCACGAAATGGGTGGCGCCTGTATGGGGCATTCGGTGGAAACCTCTTACCTGAACAGGTGGAACCAGTGCCATGATGTGAAGAACCTGTTTGTCACGGACGGCGCAGCCTTCTCGTCCGTATCCTGTGTGAACCCTTCGATTACGTTTATGGCGTTTACCGCGCGGGCAGTAGACTATGCCGACCAGCAAATGCAACAGGGGTTACTTTGA
- a CDS encoding gluconate 2-dehydrogenase subunit 3 family protein, translating into MDRRHFLINISTLLGYGVLSNDLTALDAAFSISGNPTGFLQPDEWKLVGEVSDIIIPPTDTPSASQAGVPGYIDFYLSEFLEPKASKVFVEGLRSLWGQSIPDFLALSEERKTALIRAMDDRLGTPGESAIYKQLKELIVIGYYTSQVGATEALRYDPVPGPYKEIKLAEVGRAWL; encoded by the coding sequence ATGGATAGAAGACACTTTCTTATCAATATTTCAACATTGCTTGGATACGGCGTCCTTTCTAATGATCTCACCGCGTTAGATGCTGCATTTTCTATTAGCGGGAATCCAACTGGTTTTCTACAACCAGATGAATGGAAGCTGGTTGGTGAAGTTTCAGACATTATTATTCCACCAACCGATACGCCTTCGGCCAGTCAGGCCGGTGTTCCAGGGTATATCGATTTTTATTTGAGCGAATTTCTGGAGCCCAAGGCCAGCAAGGTGTTTGTCGAAGGGCTAAGAAGCTTGTGGGGTCAATCAATACCAGATTTTCTGGCACTGTCTGAAGAGCGCAAAACTGCGCTAATTCGGGCTATGGATGATCGGCTTGGTACTCCCGGAGAGAGCGCCATCTACAAGCAACTCAAAGAGCTTATCGTTATCGGCTATTACACCTCCCAAGTTGGTGCCACAGAGGCATTGCGTTACGACCCGGTTCCGGGTCCCTACAAAGAAATCAAGCTGGCAGAAGTAGGGCGCGCCTGGCTGTAA
- a CDS encoding TonB-dependent receptor, with amino-acid sequence MSTSTVRNRFRMSALSVAVLSVCSGQAMAQETEDQNQYEALEEVQVTGIRASIEKSIDDKRYGGNIKDTINAEDIGKTTDQNIAEALSRVTGVSMQTVDGEGTTITVRGANAQQNNISLNGVQLGATDFSQAVDLSAYSADILSKIEVVKTPSADHDEGSLGANINLISAKPLEVNEGFNLNAQGRYNDLADDQGHKISQTFTGKFFEDKLGVLVTAFDEADSGRKDQYRAESFTSYTSRVARDQNGNVVNDVTGIVPSFSNLELAENQRERQGVNVALQWQATDTTEVNTNLSWNKQDLEATTHSLRTRIGDYGNKFEGESTPGLGLAPATYSDPQADWHTYNTETRTFTKMLNRTALGDISQSENKFSNVNKIASFDITQEIGDSIVVTGGVGYSSAEQIPDQSLYVNLQNYANINAWVMQHATPDELEPVGFDCTSGVCELVAGTGELDQGTTQYPETGAVWDNFSTTGFNPDDLGSQHLSYLARTVRAVEDTQKTAYFDVDWDVDFAGVNQIEFGAKFSNREKFVDNQTGAFFSVGEGVVITDPETGERIATVNGLQDISGALVQEGSFPASDFMQSLGYSRNNITDGWTTISAQKAFDVAQGNPDAEFVPDDTETRFAELDNQAVYVKADFSFLDERLSGDVGLRYVETDVFASGYSGVNFQSDPFNLGRTLDPIKLAELRDSSLPTCADPVFYGANWNEEIRWSRVDGQGYDTKGTATKEDDTPLPDQGACYDARAERIHPGDGTAASNWWLWRHSDLSTEQYYVYGDRRYDENGQLLPTADLSKRSFAVDDEHTYRVLLPSLNLNYVINDEMVGRVALSKTMSRPQIDSLRPGFKVTESVWGGFDRPGNVVTLTNTKLDPLESNNLDLSFEWYFAENSMVAAGLFYKDMTNFEESQTIVTYLDDLRDLGLDENGEPYNTADLIKNADDLEGCMPRRILNFPELAEDWVYSDDLSQLCAQFQTTQVKNGKGAEIRGMELQYTQSYDMLPGVFAGLGTMFNYTYQDSAYDQEVSSLDPNVVLPELQVAYTPEHSYNATVFWEQNGHQLRLAYQGTSDQLAQRSWNNGALWQEGRNTLDFSATYALSDNFDIYFQATNLTDSEVRTYFTSRFMDLGDVNSAGESVVYDEGNPLDGDATTARTVTEYKTGRAFRLGVQARF; translated from the coding sequence ATGTCTACGTCCACTGTACGTAATCGCTTCCGTATGTCTGCACTGTCAGTTGCTGTGTTGTCCGTTTGCAGCGGCCAGGCAATGGCGCAGGAAACAGAAGACCAAAACCAATACGAAGCACTTGAAGAAGTTCAGGTGACGGGTATTCGGGCCAGTATTGAAAAGTCCATTGATGACAAGCGCTACGGCGGCAACATCAAAGACACCATCAACGCCGAAGACATCGGCAAAACCACCGACCAGAACATCGCCGAAGCGCTGTCCCGCGTGACCGGTGTATCCATGCAGACTGTTGATGGTGAAGGTACGACCATTACTGTGCGTGGTGCGAATGCGCAACAGAACAACATTAGTCTGAATGGTGTGCAGTTGGGTGCAACTGACTTTAGCCAGGCGGTTGACCTGTCTGCCTACTCTGCGGATATCCTTTCCAAAATCGAGGTGGTGAAAACACCCAGCGCGGATCACGATGAGGGTTCTCTGGGTGCGAATATCAACTTGATTTCTGCAAAGCCATTAGAAGTCAATGAAGGGTTTAACCTGAATGCCCAGGGTCGCTACAATGACCTTGCCGATGATCAGGGGCATAAGATTTCACAAACCTTCACTGGCAAGTTTTTTGAAGACAAGCTCGGCGTTCTGGTAACTGCATTTGATGAGGCAGATTCTGGCCGTAAAGACCAGTATCGCGCAGAGAGTTTTACCTCATATACATCTCGCGTGGCGAGAGACCAGAATGGCAATGTCGTAAACGACGTGACAGGTATTGTGCCGTCCTTCTCGAATCTCGAGCTGGCTGAAAATCAGCGTGAACGCCAGGGCGTAAACGTTGCATTGCAGTGGCAGGCAACGGATACAACTGAGGTAAACACCAACCTCAGCTGGAACAAGCAGGATCTGGAAGCAACCACACATAGTCTTCGTACCCGCATTGGTGACTATGGGAATAAATTTGAGGGAGAATCTACTCCGGGCCTGGGTCTTGCTCCCGCCACTTATTCTGACCCGCAGGCGGACTGGCACACCTACAATACAGAAACTCGCACGTTCACTAAAATGTTGAACCGAACTGCGTTGGGTGATATTTCCCAGTCTGAAAACAAGTTCTCTAATGTCAACAAGATCGCATCCTTTGACATAACTCAAGAAATTGGCGATTCCATTGTTGTTACCGGTGGGGTTGGCTACTCCAGCGCAGAACAAATTCCGGATCAATCTCTCTATGTAAACCTGCAAAACTACGCAAATATCAACGCGTGGGTTATGCAGCACGCAACTCCCGATGAACTGGAGCCGGTAGGGTTTGACTGTACTTCGGGTGTGTGCGAGCTGGTTGCGGGTACTGGTGAGCTGGATCAGGGCACTACGCAGTATCCTGAGACTGGCGCTGTTTGGGATAATTTTTCAACCACTGGTTTTAACCCCGATGACCTGGGGTCTCAGCATCTTTCGTATCTGGCCCGCACAGTACGCGCAGTAGAGGATACCCAGAAGACAGCCTATTTCGACGTTGATTGGGACGTGGACTTCGCTGGTGTAAATCAGATCGAGTTTGGTGCCAAATTTTCGAATCGCGAGAAATTTGTCGACAACCAGACCGGTGCATTTTTCTCCGTTGGCGAGGGTGTGGTAATTACCGACCCAGAGACCGGCGAGCGGATTGCGACGGTCAATGGCCTGCAGGATATCTCTGGTGCATTGGTCCAGGAAGGGTCTTTCCCCGCAAGTGACTTTATGCAATCGCTTGGCTACAGCCGGAACAATATTACTGACGGATGGACCACTATTTCTGCGCAGAAAGCATTCGACGTCGCGCAAGGTAACCCGGATGCCGAGTTTGTTCCGGATGACACCGAAACGCGTTTCGCTGAACTCGATAACCAGGCTGTGTACGTAAAGGCGGATTTTTCCTTCTTGGATGAAAGGCTCAGCGGTGATGTGGGCCTTCGTTATGTAGAAACCGATGTATTCGCAAGCGGATATTCGGGCGTTAACTTCCAGAGTGATCCATTTAATCTTGGGCGTACGCTTGACCCGATTAAATTGGCGGAGCTTCGAGATTCCTCACTTCCTACTTGTGCAGACCCGGTATTTTATGGGGCTAACTGGAACGAGGAGATTCGCTGGTCGCGCGTCGACGGGCAAGGTTACGACACCAAGGGAACTGCGACAAAAGAGGATGATACACCTCTGCCGGACCAAGGCGCTTGTTACGATGCCCGCGCGGAGCGGATTCACCCAGGAGACGGCACAGCTGCCAGTAACTGGTGGTTGTGGCGTCATTCTGACCTCTCAACCGAGCAATACTATGTATATGGCGACCGTCGCTATGACGAAAATGGCCAGCTACTCCCGACCGCTGATTTGAGCAAGCGCTCCTTCGCGGTGGATGATGAGCACACTTACCGAGTTCTTCTACCTAGTCTGAATTTAAATTATGTCATCAATGATGAGATGGTAGGCCGGGTAGCACTCTCCAAGACCATGTCTCGTCCGCAGATCGATTCTTTGCGTCCGGGCTTTAAGGTTACTGAAAGTGTTTGGGGTGGGTTCGATCGCCCTGGAAACGTCGTGACTCTCACCAACACGAAGCTGGATCCATTGGAGTCCAATAACCTGGATCTTTCATTCGAATGGTACTTTGCTGAGAACTCGATGGTGGCTGCAGGTCTGTTCTACAAAGATATGACGAATTTTGAGGAATCCCAGACCATCGTGACCTACCTCGATGACCTGCGCGACCTTGGCCTGGACGAAAATGGTGAGCCCTACAACACCGCTGACCTGATTAAAAATGCGGATGATTTGGAAGGCTGTATGCCTCGCCGTATATTGAATTTCCCAGAGCTTGCCGAGGATTGGGTATATTCTGATGACCTGAGCCAGCTCTGTGCGCAGTTCCAGACTACTCAAGTCAAGAATGGTAAAGGTGCAGAAATTCGCGGTATGGAACTGCAATATACGCAGTCCTATGACATGTTGCCCGGCGTATTCGCGGGTCTGGGAACTATGTTTAACTATACCTACCAGGATAGTGCTTACGATCAGGAGGTTTCCTCTTTGGATCCGAATGTAGTGCTGCCTGAATTGCAAGTAGCCTATACCCCTGAGCATAGCTACAACGCCACTGTTTTCTGGGAGCAAAATGGTCACCAGCTACGCCTGGCCTACCAGGGTACTTCCGATCAGCTGGCACAGCGTAGCTGGAATAACGGTGCCCTATGGCAGGAAGGCCGAAATACTCTGGACTTCTCCGCGACATATGCATTGAGCGACAACTTCGATATCTACTTCCAGGCAACGAACCTGACGGATTCTGAAGTGCGCACCTACTTCACCAGCCGCTTTATGGATCTGGGCGATGTAAACAGTGCAGGAGAATCAGTCGTATATGACGAGGGTAATCCGCTCGATGGCGACGCGACCACAGCTCGTACTGTGACAGAGTATAAAACCGGCCGCGCATTCCGCCTTGGCGTTCAGGCGCGCTTCTAA